One stretch of Pelmatolapia mariae isolate MD_Pm_ZW linkage group LG3_W, Pm_UMD_F_2, whole genome shotgun sequence DNA includes these proteins:
- the LOC134617224 gene encoding ladderlectin-like — protein sequence MKMFPVCVFVCAVMILTHAAVLPGGGTATNQTAKSHLVKRSSDCPGGWTPLSGRCFFYVPRRMTWAKAERNCVFMGANLASVHSSTEYHGIQHLIVIASHDYQETWIGGSDAQEENAWFWTDGTAFRYSNWCRGEPNNFSRNQHCLQINHSGSKCWDDIACKEHRPSVCVKKI from the exons ATGAAgatgtttcctgtgtgtgtgtttgtttgtgctgtgATGATTCTGACCCATGCTGCTG TTCTCCCTGGAGGAGGGACTGCAACTAATCAAACAG CCAAAAGTCACCTGGTCAAGAGGTCCTCTGATTGTCCTGGTGGTTGGACTCCATTGAGTGGTCGCTGCTTCTTCTACGTTCCAAGACGCATGACATGGGCTAAAGCAGAG AGAAACTGCGTGTTCATGGGGGCCAACCTTGCATCTGTGCACAGCAGTACAGAGTACCATGGGATTCAGCACCTGATAGTGATTGCCAGTCATGACTACCAAGAAACCTGGATTGGAGGAAGTGATGCACAGGAG GAGAATGCCTGGTTTTGGACTGATGGAACGGCTTTCCGCTATTCAAACTGGTGCCGAGGAGAGCCCAATAATTTCAGTCGCAACCAGCACTGTCTGCAAATTAATCACAGCG GTTCCAAGTGCTGGGATGATATAGCATGTAAGGAACATCGACCTTCTGTTTGTGTcaagaaaatttaa